A single window of Flavobacteriales bacterium DNA harbors:
- a CDS encoding tyrosine phenol-lyase: MKIPALSSWAEPYKIKVVEPVHVPSKTAREKAIEKAGYNTFLLDSDDVYIDLLTDSGTAAMSDRQWAGMMLGDEAYAGSRNFYNLERAIREFYGYKYVVPTHQGRGAEHLISKIMIKKGDYIPGNMYFTTTRLHQELAGGQFVDVIVDEAHDPESEFPFKGNVDLNKLETLIKKHGPEKIPYVSIATTVNMAGGQPVSLENLRALRKLTNEYGIKVIHDMTRVAENAFMIKQCEPGYENVPVKRIVKEICSLTDGATMSAKKDAMVNIGGFFAINDFRLFEEARNLVVVYEGLHTYGGLAGRDMEAMAIGIAESVDDLHIRARVGQVHYLGRKLEAANVPVVRPLGTHGIFLDAKKILNHLPQKLYPAQTLAAEIYVDSAVRTMERGIVSAGRNAKTGKHYQPELELVRLTIPRRVYTQAHMDVVAESVARVYERREEIKGLKMIYEPKYLRFFQARFEKL, encoded by the coding sequence ATGAAGATTCCCGCATTGTCATCATGGGCTGAACCTTATAAGATCAAGGTTGTTGAGCCTGTTCATGTTCCCTCGAAAACTGCAAGGGAAAAAGCCATTGAAAAAGCAGGCTATAATACCTTCTTGTTGGATTCGGATGATGTTTATATTGATCTGCTTACAGACAGTGGAACAGCTGCCATGAGCGATCGGCAATGGGCGGGCATGATGCTGGGAGATGAGGCTTATGCAGGCAGCAGGAATTTTTACAACCTGGAACGAGCCATTCGGGAGTTTTATGGATACAAGTACGTGGTGCCCACCCATCAGGGGCGGGGAGCAGAACATCTTATATCCAAGATAATGATAAAGAAAGGTGACTACATACCCGGCAACATGTATTTCACGACAACGCGGTTGCACCAGGAACTGGCCGGGGGGCAATTTGTAGATGTGATCGTTGATGAAGCGCATGATCCCGAAAGTGAGTTTCCGTTCAAGGGCAATGTTGACCTTAATAAATTGGAAACCCTGATCAAGAAACATGGACCTGAAAAAATACCATACGTGTCGATAGCTACCACCGTGAACATGGCCGGAGGACAGCCAGTATCGTTGGAGAACTTACGGGCATTGAGAAAGCTGACCAATGAATACGGAATCAAAGTCATCCATGACATGACCCGGGTTGCGGAGAATGCATTCATGATTAAACAATGTGAACCGGGTTATGAAAATGTTCCGGTTAAGCGGATTGTCAAAGAGATCTGTTCGTTAACGGATGGAGCGACCATGAGTGCAAAAAAAGATGCCATGGTCAATATCGGGGGTTTCTTTGCAATCAATGATTTTCGGTTGTTTGAAGAAGCCCGTAATCTGGTGGTGGTGTATGAGGGGTTGCATACATACGGCGGATTGGCAGGCAGGGATATGGAGGCAATGGCCATCGGCATAGCCGAATCAGTTGATGATTTACATATCAGGGCCAGGGTGGGGCAAGTACATTATTTAGGACGGAAGCTGGAAGCGGCTAATGTTCCGGTAGTCAGGCCGCTTGGTACCCATGGTATATTTCTCGACGCAAAAAAAATCCTTAACCACCTTCCTCAAAAACTTTATCCGGCCCAAACCCTTGCGGCGGAAATTTATGTCGATTCTGCTGTACGTACGATGGAAAGGGGCATCGTGTCTGCAGGCAGGAATGCAAAAACGGGGAAGCACTATCAGCCTGAATTGGAATTAGTAAGGCTTACCATACCCAGGCGTGTATATACCCAGGCACACATGGATGTTGTTGCGGAATCGGTTGCTCGTGTATATGAAAGACGCGAGGAGATCAAGGGTCTGAAGATGATTTACGAACCCAAGTATCTCAGGTTCTTTCAGGCCCGTTTCGAGAAATTATAA
- a CDS encoding LysR family transcriptional regulator, whose amino-acid sequence MGRNGAFLGEGRIALLKHIDACGSISKAAKAMKMSYLKAWKLVESMNQTSHGVLVVKAPGGKGGGGAQLTDAGRKIIALYEQLNARCERFLQKELENLLKENPI is encoded by the coding sequence ATGGGCCGCAATGGTGCATTTCTCGGAGAGGGAAGAATTGCATTGCTGAAGCATATTGATGCGTGCGGTTCCATCTCCAAAGCCGCCAAGGCAATGAAAATGTCGTACCTGAAAGCCTGGAAGCTGGTCGAATCCATGAACCAGACGTCGCATGGGGTGTTGGTTGTGAAGGCGCCCGGAGGGAAAGGAGGCGGAGGTGCACAACTGACCGATGCCGGACGGAAGATCATTGCTTTGTATGAACAACTGAATGCCAGGTGTGAGCGGTTTCTGCAAAAGGAATTGGAAAACCTGCTAAAAGAAAACCCTATTTAA
- a CDS encoding sulfite exporter TauE/SafE family protein translates to MLSSIHWVGVFLLLLPVIAFLYASVGHGGASGYLALMALFSFPTEVMRPTALLLNLFVSGMAFIHFYKQKHFSWSLFYPFVITSIPAAFLGGYVGIDASIYKKVLGVVLAFAILRMVGVFGRERTNIELPRLWQGLVTGVLIGFMSGMIGIGGGIVLSPVILLMGWGDMKTTAAVSAPFIWVNSAAGMGGMLMSGISIDSDAFLMVAVVMIGGMLGGYMGSGRFSNARLKYMLAFVLAIACVKLFLV, encoded by the coding sequence ATGTTGTCTTCCATTCATTGGGTGGGTGTTTTTTTGTTGCTGTTACCGGTGATTGCATTTCTATATGCTTCTGTTGGTCATGGAGGTGCCAGCGGCTATCTGGCACTTATGGCGTTGTTCAGTTTCCCAACGGAAGTGATGCGGCCAACAGCATTGCTGCTGAATTTGTTCGTGTCGGGAATGGCTTTTATTCATTTCTATAAACAGAAACATTTTAGTTGGTCCTTGTTTTATCCTTTTGTGATCACATCTATTCCTGCCGCATTTTTGGGAGGTTATGTCGGAATCGATGCATCCATATATAAAAAGGTGCTGGGTGTTGTTTTGGCTTTTGCCATTTTGCGGATGGTAGGCGTATTCGGGCGGGAACGGACCAACATTGAATTGCCAAGGTTGTGGCAGGGATTGGTAACCGGCGTTCTGATTGGATTCATGTCCGGAATGATCGGGATCGGCGGGGGCATTGTATTAAGTCCGGTTATCCTTCTGATGGGATGGGGCGATATGAAAACCACTGCAGCGGTGTCCGCACCGTTCATCTGGGTAAACTCGGCGGCGGGAATGGGCGGCATGCTGATGAGTGGGATTTCCATCGACTCTGATGCGTTCCTAATGGTTGCGGTGGTGATGATCGGTGGAATGCTCGGCGGATATATGGGCAGCGGCAGGTTCAGTAATGCCAGGTTAAAATACATGCTTGCCTTTGTTTTGGCGATTGCATGTGTGAAATTGTTTTTGGTATGA
- a CDS encoding molybdenum cofactor guanylyltransferase encodes MREKRHISGFVLAGGKSTRMGRDKAWIVVKGRPMIVHAISALEPICNTVAIVAQGEMYNSLGVPIYQDVVVGAGPLAGICTALAVSDTEVNVFTCCDSPFVVPDLLRLLLEQSEGFDAVVPRMKDAVYPLTAVYKRTCLPAFEACLMAGQLSVKKTIHSVHVKYVDVLDEDPFLEARVLMNINTPRELEKIDAI; translated from the coding sequence ATGAGGGAGAAAAGGCATATATCAGGGTTTGTGCTTGCGGGTGGAAAGAGTACCCGGATGGGGCGCGATAAGGCCTGGATTGTTGTGAAGGGAAGGCCAATGATCGTGCATGCCATCAGTGCTTTGGAACCTATTTGCAATACCGTGGCCATTGTTGCCCAAGGCGAAATGTATAACAGTTTGGGCGTACCCATATATCAGGATGTGGTTGTGGGGGCAGGACCGCTTGCCGGTATTTGTACGGCCCTGGCTGTTTCTGATACCGAGGTCAATGTGTTTACATGCTGTGACAGCCCGTTCGTGGTACCTGATCTCCTGAGATTGCTGTTGGAGCAATCGGAAGGTTTTGATGCCGTGGTTCCCAGGATGAAAGATGCCGTTTATCCCCTCACTGCTGTTTACAAACGTACCTGCCTGCCTGCATTTGAAGCATGCCTGATGGCGGGTCAACTAAGTGTGAAAAAGACCATACACAGTGTGCACGTGAAATATGTGGATGTATTGGATGAGGATCCTTTTCTTGAAGCGCGTGTGCTCATGAACATCAATACACCCCGGGAATTGGAGAAAATCGATGCAATATGA
- a CDS encoding MoaD/ThiS family protein: MKITIRYFGQVCDVVRLQVENLDVDEGITLAELQFLLRKRYETWDPSICRLAVNQVLENGGTVLRAGDEVAVLPPYAGG; encoded by the coding sequence ATGAAGATTACAATAAGATATTTCGGTCAGGTTTGTGACGTGGTGCGATTGCAGGTAGAAAACCTGGATGTTGACGAAGGGATTACGCTCGCAGAACTTCAGTTCCTGTTGAGAAAGAGATATGAAACATGGGATCCGTCCATCTGCCGGTTGGCCGTCAATCAGGTTTTGGAAAATGGTGGAACGGTACTACGTGCCGGTGACGAAGTGGCTGTTTTGCCGCCGTACGCCGGAGGTTAG
- a CDS encoding molybdenum cofactor biosynthesis protein MoaE yields MQKVETKKRQVWVEGAIPPTAIAQSIAKHQTQTKIGAHQLFLGQVRADVVEGKTVSAIEYSAYKEMAEPVLEKIREGAFTRFDITCLHIHHSLGTVEAGGICLFVFVSASHRKAASEAVHFIVEAIKSKVPIFGKEIFGDQTYQWKTNK; encoded by the coding sequence ATGCAAAAAGTAGAAACGAAAAAAAGACAAGTGTGGGTGGAGGGTGCGATCCCTCCGACAGCCATTGCGCAGTCTATAGCCAAACATCAGACCCAAACAAAGATTGGAGCGCATCAGTTGTTTTTGGGGCAGGTCAGGGCTGATGTGGTTGAAGGAAAAACGGTATCTGCTATTGAGTATTCCGCATATAAGGAAATGGCGGAGCCCGTTCTTGAGAAGATCAGGGAAGGCGCCTTCACTCGATTTGATATTACCTGTCTGCATATTCATCATAGCCTCGGTACTGTTGAGGCAGGTGGAATATGCCTTTTTGTGTTTGTTTCCGCCTCACATCGCAAAGCGGCTTCTGAAGCCGTTCATTTTATCGTTGAGGCTATCAAAAGCAAGGTGCCGATCTTCGGCAAGGAGATTTTTGGCGATCAAACATACCAGTGGAAAACAAACAAATGA
- a CDS encoding bifunctional molybdenum cofactor biosynthesis protein MoaC/MoaB, with product MIDITHKPTTYRTALAEAVVKVSLPETIEAIESNRVPKGNVFEMAKAAGLLGVKKTPDLIPDCHPLPVEYTGISYEVLDLEIRIRVEIGSVYKTGVEVEAMHGASVVALTMYDMLKPIDKKIEIGVIRLVEKRGGKSDFADTYRRDLSAAVVVCSDSISSGKKEDRAGKVIMDKLKACNVKVTGYDIIPDEPEAIREKVQVYCALGVDLLIYTGGTGLSARDVTPETIAPLLDRQMPGVMEAARSYGQARTPYSMLSRGIAGTIGHTLVLTLPGSTGGATETMDALFPSILHVFKIMRGASHEKRPE from the coding sequence ATGATAGACATCACCCATAAACCAACAACCTACCGAACGGCCTTAGCTGAGGCTGTTGTTAAGGTAAGTCTCCCGGAAACCATTGAGGCGATAGAAAGCAACCGGGTTCCGAAGGGAAACGTTTTTGAAATGGCGAAAGCAGCAGGTCTGCTGGGTGTTAAAAAAACGCCTGACCTTATTCCGGATTGTCATCCACTGCCTGTTGAGTATACAGGGATTTCTTATGAGGTGCTCGATCTGGAAATCAGAATCAGGGTGGAGATTGGCAGTGTATATAAAACCGGTGTTGAAGTAGAAGCCATGCACGGGGCTTCGGTGGTGGCGTTGACCATGTATGATATGCTGAAACCCATTGATAAAAAAATTGAGATAGGCGTCATTCGTTTGGTGGAGAAACGGGGTGGTAAATCAGATTTTGCCGATACCTACAGGAGGGATCTGAGTGCGGCTGTGGTGGTGTGTTCGGATTCCATCTCTTCCGGCAAGAAAGAGGATCGGGCAGGTAAGGTAATCATGGATAAGTTGAAGGCATGCAATGTGAAAGTGACAGGTTATGATATCATTCCGGATGAACCCGAAGCCATCCGGGAAAAGGTGCAGGTGTATTGCGCGTTGGGGGTGGATCTTTTGATCTATACTGGTGGAACGGGTTTGTCTGCAAGGGATGTTACGCCCGAAACGATAGCGCCCCTCCTGGATCGCCAGATGCCCGGAGTGATGGAAGCGGCACGGAGTTACGGGCAGGCCCGAACTCCCTATTCCATGCTTTCCAGGGGCATTGCAGGCACCATCGGGCACACATTGGTTCTTACGCTTCCGGGTTCAACCGGGGGGGCAACGGAAACAATGGATGCCCTGTTTCCATCCATTCTTCATGTTTTCAAAATCATGCGCGGAGCCAGCCATGAAAAAAGACCTGAATAG
- the ric gene encoding iron-sulfur cluster repair di-iron protein: protein MINKLDQVGAVVTTDYRTASVFRKHGIDFCCGGGKTIEKACQSKDANMSLLLDELNALSGETDTNESRYTEWPLTQLVDYIVDHHHVYTKRTLLELDQYLSKVEKVHGEHNPELKKIYHLFSLMAEELTVHMYKEESILFPYIQTLDEYWSKGQPAPKPGFGTIQYPIQMMEQEHEQAGDCMSEIRSLTNDYSPPSHACNTYRVSFKLLEEFEKDLHMHVHLENNILFPRAIQLEKESNQL from the coding sequence ATGATAAACAAACTCGATCAGGTAGGAGCGGTTGTAACTACAGATTACAGAACCGCTTCGGTGTTCCGAAAACATGGTATTGATTTTTGTTGCGGAGGCGGAAAGACCATTGAAAAAGCATGCCAATCCAAAGACGCCAACATGTCATTGCTTTTGGATGAGTTGAATGCCCTCTCCGGTGAAACCGACACGAACGAATCGCGATATACCGAATGGCCATTAACCCAGCTGGTGGATTACATTGTGGATCACCATCACGTGTATACAAAAAGAACCCTTTTGGAATTGGACCAATACCTTTCCAAGGTGGAAAAGGTACATGGCGAACACAACCCGGAGCTAAAAAAGATATACCATCTATTTTCTCTTATGGCCGAGGAATTAACCGTTCACATGTACAAAGAAGAATCGATCCTGTTTCCATACATCCAAACCCTTGACGAATATTGGAGCAAAGGTCAACCGGCACCCAAACCCGGTTTTGGAACCATCCAATACCCCATTCAGATGATGGAACAGGAACACGAACAGGCGGGAGATTGCATGAGTGAAATACGGTCGTTGACCAATGATTATTCGCCGCCGTCCCATGCGTGCAATACATACCGGGTATCTTTTAAACTACTTGAAGAATTCGAAAAGGATCTTCATATGCACGTGCACCTTGAAAACAATATTTTATTTCCACGGGCCATTCAACTCGAAAAAGAATCCAATCAACTATGA